The Parambassis ranga chromosome 1, fParRan2.1, whole genome shotgun sequence genome includes a region encoding these proteins:
- the LOC114435542 gene encoding beta-crystallin B1-like, translating into MSAGGEKSKSASQTDGKAAQNKMSDMGMMSYKMCVYDQENFQGRCIEINNECMNVCDMGMDRVRSLRVDCGPFVGFEQMNFCGEMFILEKGEYPRWDSWSNCQKNDYLLSFRPVRMDPEKHKICLYEVGEFKGRKMEIMDDDVPSLFSYGFTDRVGSIMVSCGTWVGYQFPGYRGSQYLLEKGDYRHFNEYGARCPQMQSMRRIRDMQWHPHGCYTMSSK; encoded by the exons ATGtctgctggaggagagaaaTCCAAGTCTGCTTCCCAGACTGATGGGAAGGCGGCTCAGAACAAGATGTCTGACATGGGCATGATGTCCTACAAg atgtgtgtgtacGATCAGGAGAACTTCCAGGGCCGCTGTATCGAAATCAACAACGAGTGCATGAACGTGTGTGATATGGGAATGGACAGGGTGCGCTCCCTGCGTGTCGACTGTGGGCC CTTCGTGGGTTTTGAGCAGATGAACTTCTGCGGTGAGATGTTCATCCTGGAGAAGGGCGAGTACCCCCGCTGGGACTCCTGGAGTAACTGCCAGAAGAACGACTACCTGCTGTCCTTCAGGCCTGTTCGCATGGATCCCGAGAAGCACAAGATCTGCCTGTATGAGGTCGGAGAGTTCAAGGGTCGCAAGATGGAGATCATGGACGACGACGTTCCCAGTCTGTTCTCCTACGGTTTCACCGACAGGGTGGGCAGCATCATGGTCAGCTGTGGAAC CTGGGTGGGTTACCAGTTCCCCGGCTACCGTGGCAGCCAGTACCTGCTGGAGAAGGGCGACTACAGGCATTTCAACGAGTACGGTGCCCGCTGCCCCCAGATGCAGTCCATGAGGCGTATCCGTGACATGCAGTGGCACCCACACGGCTGCTACACCATGTCCTCCAAGTGA
- the cryba1l2 gene encoding crystallin, beta A1, like 2 isoform X2, which produces MALTNPPLSLPIAPSIVTVFEQEHFQGKCLEFTSECCNIYECGMDNIRSIRVESGAWVGFEHHDFQGQQFILERGEYPNWESYTGALSYHTERFMSFRPIYCASHHSSRMMIFERENFMGRCSELCDDYPSLQAMGWFMPEVGSMHVQCGAFVCYEYPGYRGQQYIMECERHSGDYQHWKNWGSHCQTPKIQSIRRIRH; this is translated from the exons ATGGCTCTAACaaatcctcctctttctctgcctaTAGCCCCGTCCATT GTGACTGTGTTCGAGCAGGAGCACTTCCAGGGCAAGTGTCTGGAGTTCACCTCCGAGTGCTGCAACATCTACGAGTGTGGCATGGACAACATCCGCTCCATCCGAGTGGAGAGTGGAGC CTGGGTTGGTTTCGAGCACCATGACTTCCAGGGGCAGCAGTTCATCCTGGAGAGGGGCGAGTACCCTAACTGGGAGTCCTACACCGGCGCCCTGTCCTACCACACCGAGCGCTTCATGTCATTCCGCCCCATCTACTGCGCT TCTCACCACAGCAGCCGCATGATGATCTTCGAGAGAGAGAACTTCATGGGCCGCTGCTCCGAGCTGTGCGACGACTACCCCTCTCTGCAGGCCATGGGCTGGTTCATGCCCGAGGTGGGCTCCATGCACGTGCAGTGCGGAGC cttcgtGTGCTATGAGTACCCAGGCTACAGAGGCCAGCAGTACATCATGGAGTGTGAAAGACACAGCGGAGACTACCAGCACTGGAAGAACTGGGGCTCCCACTGCCAGACCCCAAAGATCCAGTCCATCAGACGCATCAGGCACTGA
- the cryba1l2 gene encoding crystallin, beta A1, like 2 isoform X1 → MNRVTRTHMNSSMYFPSMGTAPFFKVTVFEQEHFQGKCLEFTSECCNIYECGMDNIRSIRVESGAWVGFEHHDFQGQQFILERGEYPNWESYTGALSYHTERFMSFRPIYCASHHSSRMMIFERENFMGRCSELCDDYPSLQAMGWFMPEVGSMHVQCGAFVCYEYPGYRGQQYIMECERHSGDYQHWKNWGSHCQTPKIQSIRRIRH, encoded by the exons atgaatAGAGTCACTAGAACCCACATGAACTCGTCCATGTACTTCCCTAGCATGGGCACAGCCCCTTTCTTTAAG GTGACTGTGTTCGAGCAGGAGCACTTCCAGGGCAAGTGTCTGGAGTTCACCTCCGAGTGCTGCAACATCTACGAGTGTGGCATGGACAACATCCGCTCCATCCGAGTGGAGAGTGGAGC CTGGGTTGGTTTCGAGCACCATGACTTCCAGGGGCAGCAGTTCATCCTGGAGAGGGGCGAGTACCCTAACTGGGAGTCCTACACCGGCGCCCTGTCCTACCACACCGAGCGCTTCATGTCATTCCGCCCCATCTACTGCGCT TCTCACCACAGCAGCCGCATGATGATCTTCGAGAGAGAGAACTTCATGGGCCGCTGCTCCGAGCTGTGCGACGACTACCCCTCTCTGCAGGCCATGGGCTGGTTCATGCCCGAGGTGGGCTCCATGCACGTGCAGTGCGGAGC cttcgtGTGCTATGAGTACCCAGGCTACAGAGGCCAGCAGTACATCATGGAGTGTGAAAGACACAGCGGAGACTACCAGCACTGGAAGAACTGGGGCTCCCACTGCCAGACCCCAAAGATCCAGTCCATCAGACGCATCAGGCACTGA